The following are encoded together in the Acidobacteriota bacterium genome:
- a CDS encoding aminotransferase class I/II-fold pyridoxal phosphate-dependent enzyme, with translation MTTLNRRRFIELGGVAGALGAVSPGFEFRAAQRVRGDAGQDPDDRVIRLSGDGLGLTTTQYSRFLAHLAENKGIVPDSYILDGVVDELEKQFARILGKERAVFMPTGTLANHLAVRALAGGSSRAIVQAESHLYQDSGDCVQTLSNITLMPLAPGRASFTADEVQQLLDQTRTGRVASRVSVISIESPVRRKQGTVFDPAELKKVIALARREGIRLHLDGARLFLEAAYAGKDVAEYTQPFDTVYVSLYKYFNAASGAILAGPRDLMDGMYHTRRMFGGGLSHAWPFAAVALHYLSGFSERFTQAIRSSDELIRVLGENDAFTIERIPSGTNLFHLRVRGTDATAYQKKLGGLGVMLPAPSPDGRFLIGVNETLNRTTTATLTGTFRRGLAS, from the coding sequence ATGACGACATTGAACCGGCGGCGATTCATCGAACTCGGAGGCGTAGCAGGCGCGCTCGGAGCCGTTTCACCCGGGTTCGAATTCAGGGCTGCTCAGCGCGTACGTGGTGACGCGGGTCAGGACCCTGATGACCGGGTCATACGCTTGAGCGGGGACGGTCTCGGTCTCACTACGACGCAGTATTCGCGCTTCCTCGCACACCTCGCCGAGAATAAGGGTATTGTTCCAGACTCGTATATCCTTGACGGCGTAGTCGACGAATTAGAGAAACAGTTCGCCCGCATCCTTGGCAAAGAGCGCGCGGTGTTCATGCCGACAGGAACGCTCGCGAACCACCTCGCCGTAAGGGCGCTCGCCGGCGGCTCAAGCCGCGCCATCGTTCAGGCCGAGAGCCATCTATATCAGGACAGCGGCGACTGCGTACAAACGCTCAGCAACATCACGCTGATGCCGTTGGCGCCAGGCCGTGCGAGCTTCACTGCTGATGAAGTCCAGCAACTCCTCGATCAGACCCGAACCGGGCGAGTTGCATCGCGAGTCTCGGTCATCTCCATTGAATCACCTGTGCGCCGCAAGCAAGGGACGGTTTTCGATCCCGCGGAGCTGAAGAAAGTCATAGCGCTTGCGCGGCGTGAAGGCATCCGGCTTCATCTCGACGGTGCGCGTTTGTTCCTGGAGGCGGCATATGCGGGAAAAGACGTCGCCGAGTACACGCAGCCGTTCGACACTGTGTATGTGTCTCTGTACAAGTATTTCAACGCTGCATCGGGCGCGATTCTCGCGGGCCCTCGCGACTTGATGGATGGAATGTATCACACGCGCCGAATGTTCGGTGGAGGACTGAGCCACGCATGGCCCTTTGCGGCTGTGGCGCTTCACTACCTCTCGGGTTTTTCGGAACGCTTCACTCAGGCGATTCGCAGCTCCGACGAGTTGATTCGTGTTTTGGGCGAGAACGATGCTTTCACGATCGAGCGTATTCCGTCGGGCACAAACCTGTTTCATCTTCGCGTCCGAGGAACAGATGCGACTGCTTATCAGAAGAAGCTAGGGGGTTTGGGGGTCATGCTTCCGGCGCCGTCACCGGACGGTAGGTTCTTGATAGGTGTGAACGAGACTTTGAATAGGACAACTACGGCGACGCTTACTGGTACTTTCCGGCGTGGGTTGGCGAGTTAA
- a CDS encoding radical SAM protein — protein sequence MGFTQVQTNGTQPSKAKSNGDLHHAPADGGKLIVLTAPLTETIDHAGYFIQMGMASMPIWMEGVLNRKYPNWRNVEYNDDSSARYMPAGCRVLEASLLREYSPDDIVACYPDDLHKFVGPKTRVVAVSTHNPLGVTFAAGVYTSIFGTSKMPINSHYSRLMFEKIKTNPYRNSFKVIVGGSGGWQIIQTDLYEELGIDCIVEGRSESLDTLDLFRKAIAGEDLPREIEVKHPTDRNSILFPDKRTTFGVVEMTTGCGRRCQFCLPDLNPQIDLPKEQIMKAVRANIREGNKQISLATEDMFIWGQVHTDTPFYFPNREALLSLYSDIVDTPGVEQHVLSHCTMAPAVVDPLLIKKLSDILLPKSPIHLPYLSSHPQKKALVPLIGLETASLRMAKMIMPSKGVPFSIDDWSSVVIQGLTTLNANNWFPAMTLIIGNPGETDEDTKATLDLIYEVERRGLFAFFIPSIFTPLHDTRMEMKKGVTETQQLSPLQWQLMMKCWKMNLRPGQYSWWAPTAWRVGAIALWMYKLRKLNGPNFKWPLLMFSSAMSEKMMGRLGKIYTGKPIKVKSRKELIAGLKPHYLQYLREDNGDLPEGYVPHARQNEQKAALALPVLS from the coding sequence ATGGGGTTCACACAAGTGCAGACGAACGGTACTCAGCCATCAAAAGCAAAGTCGAACGGCGATCTACATCATGCTCCCGCCGACGGCGGCAAGCTGATAGTTCTCACCGCGCCGCTCACCGAGACGATCGATCACGCGGGCTACTTCATTCAGATGGGTATGGCTTCCATGCCGATATGGATGGAAGGCGTGCTGAATCGCAAGTATCCCAACTGGCGCAACGTCGAGTACAACGACGACAGCTCGGCTCGCTACATGCCCGCGGGCTGCCGGGTGCTTGAGGCATCGCTCCTGCGTGAGTATTCCCCTGATGACATCGTCGCTTGCTATCCAGATGATCTTCATAAGTTCGTAGGGCCAAAGACTCGCGTTGTTGCTGTCTCGACTCACAACCCATTGGGCGTGACGTTCGCAGCCGGCGTGTACACTTCGATCTTCGGCACGTCGAAGATGCCTATCAACTCTCACTACTCGCGGTTGATGTTCGAAAAGATCAAGACCAATCCGTATCGAAACAGCTTCAAAGTGATCGTAGGCGGCTCGGGCGGTTGGCAGATCATTCAGACCGATCTCTATGAAGAGCTCGGAATCGACTGCATTGTTGAAGGGCGCAGCGAGTCTCTCGACACCCTCGATCTGTTTCGCAAAGCCATTGCCGGCGAAGACCTGCCGCGCGAGATCGAAGTCAAACACCCGACAGACCGCAACAGCATTCTCTTTCCCGACAAGCGAACCACCTTCGGCGTCGTCGAGATGACCACGGGCTGCGGCCGCCGTTGCCAGTTTTGCCTGCCGGACTTGAACCCTCAGATCGATCTTCCGAAAGAACAAATCATGAAAGCCGTGCGCGCCAACATTCGCGAAGGCAACAAGCAGATTTCGCTCGCCACCGAGGACATGTTCATCTGGGGTCAGGTGCACACCGACACCCCGTTCTACTTCCCAAATCGCGAAGCGCTTCTTTCACTCTACTCTGATATCGTGGACACGCCGGGAGTCGAGCAGCACGTGCTCAGCCACTGCACGATGGCTCCGGCCGTCGTCGATCCGCTTCTGATCAAAAAGCTCTCGGACATCTTGCTGCCGAAGAGCCCGATTCACCTGCCTTATCTCAGCTCGCATCCGCAGAAGAAAGCTCTGGTGCCGCTGATAGGTCTGGAGACCGCATCGCTGCGAATGGCGAAGATGATCATGCCGAGCAAGGGCGTTCCGTTCTCGATTGACGACTGGTCGAGCGTGGTGATTCAAGGCTTGACCACCCTGAACGCGAACAACTGGTTCCCGGCGATGACCTTGATCATTGGCAATCCCGGCGAGACCGACGAAGACACGAAGGCCACGCTCGATCTGATCTACGAAGTGGAGCGCCGCGGCCTGTTCGCATTCTTCATCCCGTCGATCTTCACGCCGTTGCATGATACGCGGATGGAAATGAAGAAGGGTGTGACCGAGACTCAACAGCTCTCGCCGCTTCAGTGGCAGTTGATGATGAAGTGTTGGAAGATGAACCTCCGGCCGGGTCAGTACAGTTGGTGGGCTCCCACGGCTTGGCGAGTCGGCGCGATCGCACTGTGGATGTACAAGCTAAGAAAGCTGAACGGCCCGAACTTCAAATGGCCGCTGTTGATGTTCTCGAGCGCGATGTCCGAGAAGATGATGGGACGACTGGGCAAGATCTACACCGGCAAGCCCATCAAAGTGAAGTCGCGCAAAGAGCTGATTGCTGGGCTGAAGCCGCACTACTTGCAGTACCTTCGAGAAGACAACGGCGACTTACCCGAAGGCTACGTGCCGCATGCTCGGCAGAATGAGCAAAAGGCTGCCTTGGCTTTGCCGGTACTTTCATGA
- a CDS encoding NADPH:quinone reductase — MKAIRVHEFGGPEVMQLEDVPDLLPGPGQVVVRVHAVGVNPVDVYIRSGQHVVKPSLPYTPGMDAAGVVESIGEGVTCVAASDSVYVAGTVGGAYAQQALCHEAQVHRLPSQVTFEQGAAVGVPYATAYRGLFQRAGARAGEIVLVHGATGGVGIAAVQLARAAGLSVIATGGSEKGRANVSQQGAHQVLDHHAPDYLNQVLALTGGNGVNLILEMLANVNLASDLGVLARHGRVVVIGSRGPIEIDPRAAMTRDLSILGMSLINTSDQDRASIHAALVAGLENSTLRPIVGKEMPLADAARAHELVLQPGAFGKIVLIP, encoded by the coding sequence ATGAAAGCCATTCGAGTTCACGAGTTCGGCGGGCCTGAGGTGATGCAGCTTGAAGACGTACCCGATTTGCTACCGGGTCCGGGACAAGTGGTCGTGCGAGTTCATGCCGTTGGCGTTAACCCGGTCGATGTGTACATAAGGTCCGGACAGCACGTCGTAAAGCCTTCCTTGCCTTACACTCCCGGAATGGATGCAGCAGGCGTGGTCGAGTCGATCGGCGAAGGTGTGACGTGCGTGGCAGCAAGCGACAGCGTCTACGTCGCGGGAACAGTCGGCGGAGCGTACGCGCAGCAGGCTCTGTGTCACGAAGCTCAGGTGCACCGTTTGCCGTCCCAAGTGACGTTCGAGCAGGGAGCAGCGGTCGGTGTTCCTTATGCTACGGCTTATCGCGGTCTTTTTCAGCGCGCCGGGGCCCGCGCGGGCGAGATTGTGTTGGTGCACGGTGCGACCGGAGGAGTCGGCATTGCCGCCGTTCAGTTGGCTCGCGCTGCAGGGCTCAGTGTTATTGCAACAGGCGGAAGCGAAAAAGGACGAGCCAATGTCTCGCAACAGGGTGCGCATCAAGTGCTCGATCATCACGCGCCGGATTATCTGAATCAGGTCCTCGCGTTGACTGGCGGGAATGGGGTGAATCTTATCCTGGAGATGTTGGCGAACGTGAACCTGGCTAGCGACCTCGGCGTTCTTGCGAGGCACGGCCGCGTTGTGGTGATTGGCAGTCGCGGACCGATCGAGATAGATCCTCGCGCGGCGATGACTCGCGACTTGAGCATCCTGGGAATGTCGCTCATCAACACGTCTGATCAAGATCGAGCGAGTATTCATGCAGCTCTTGTCGCCGGACTTGAGAACAGTACGTTGCGGCCGATTGTTGGGAAAGAGATGCCGCTTGCGGACGCGGCGCGCGCTCACGAACTTGTGCTACAGCCTGGAGCGTTTGGGAAGATAGTGTTGATTCCGTGA